The Nitratidesulfovibrio sp. SRB-5 genomic sequence GTCTGGCGGACCTTGCGCATCCCATCGGCAGCGGCATGCCGCGCTGGCCCGGTGACCCGCCGGTAACCTTTCTGGATGTGGCCAGCCGCGAAGAAGACGGCTACGACCTGCGCGTCTTCGCCATGGGCGAGCACAGCGGCACCCACGTCAATGCGCCGCTGTCCTTCCTGCCCGGCGGGGCGGACGTGCGCACGGCGGCGCCGTGGCCGCTGCTGCTGCCCCTTGCCATGCTGGATCTGCGCGGCAGGGCGGCGGCAGACCCCGGCACGCGCTGCACCCCGGACGACGTGCTGGACTGGGAAGCGGCCCATGGCCGCGTGCCGCGCGGCGGCCTGTTCGTGTGCAACACCGGCTGGCATCGCCTGTGGTCCGATCCCGACCGGTTCATGGGGGTGCAGTGGGGCGCGCTGCGCGCCGGTCCGGGGGATGCGCCGCCCATGCAGTTCCCTTCGTTCACGCCTGCTGCCGTGCACCTGCTGGTGCACGAACGGGGCGCGGGGGGCATCGGCATCGACACGCACGGGGTGGACGCCCCGGACGACGCGGAGTTCTTGTGCAACCGCATGGCCCTGGCCGCCGGGGCCGTGGTGGTGGAATGCCTGGCCGCCCTGGACGGGTTGCCCGCCACCGGGGCGCACGTGCTGCTTGCGCCGCTGGGGCTGTGCGGCGGCACCGGAGCGCCGGTGGCCGTAACGGCGTTCGTGCCGTAGGAACTACCTCCAAATTGTCTTTTTTGCCCGTTGGCGTCGTCAAACATCGCCTGCCATGTCGGTCGAATACGATAAGAGTATACTCCCTCATGGCAGGCTTGTTTTCCTCGCCAACGAACGAAATCCTGCTTTGGAGGCAGTTCCTAGCTCACCCGGCTTGTCTTGCAATTTACGGCATGGTGAACGGAGAAGAACACCTGACTCCGCCCACACCCCCTAGCTGTGCATGTCGCCAATAATCCGCTTCAGGTCCGAAGCCAGCCGCGAGACGTCTTCCACCGCCTGCGCCGAATGGCGCATGGCTTCCGCCGTTTCGGCGGCGATGCGGGTAATCTCGTCGGTTGAGCGGTTGATTTCCTCGCTTGCGGCGGACTGCTGTTCCGACGCCGTGGCGATGGACCGCACCTGGTCCGCCGTGCTCTCCACAAGGCCCACTATTTCGCGCAGCACGTCGCCGGAGCGGCGGGCCATGCCCGTGCCTTCCTCTATGGCGGCGGTGGCCTTTTCGGTATTGGCGATATTCTTGCGCGCGCTTTCCTGAATGCCCCGGATGGCGCTGCCCACCTCGTTGGTGGCGGTCATGGTCTTTTCGGCCAGCTTGCGCACCTCGTCGGCCACCACGGCAAAGCCGCGCCCGGCGTCACCGGCCCGTGCCGCCTCGATGGCGGCGTTCAGCGCCAGCAGGTTGGTCTGGTCCGCGATGTCGGCGATGACGTTCATGATCTGGCCTATGCCCTGGGCCTGGGTGCCCAGTTCGGCCATGTCGGACTTGAGGTGCGATGCCAGCTCATGGGCATGCTGGATGGTGCGCACGGAGCCGTCCACCACCTCGGCCCCTTCTTGGGCGCGGACCTTGGCCTTTTCGGCCATTTCGGCGGCGCCGCCCGCATTGCGGGCCACTTCGAGCACGCTGGCGTTCATCTGTTCCATGGCGGTGGCCGCCTCGGCGGTGCGCTCGCGCTGGATGTCCGAGCCGCGCGCGGACTGTTCGATCTGCGCCGAAAGCTGCTCCGACGCGGTGGCCAGTTGCGAGGCCACGTCATCCGCCTCTGCCGAGGCGCGGGCGATGCGTTCGTTCTGTTCCGCGATGATGGCGGCCTGGCGCTTCATCTCGGTGGTGTCGATGTACAGGCAGAAGCCGCCGATGACGTTGCCGTCCAGATCCTGGAGGTAGGTGACGTTGGCCAGCACGTCCAC encodes the following:
- a CDS encoding cyclase family protein, producing MTRGLTFTRLADLAHPIGSGMPRWPGDPPVTFLDVASREEDGYDLRVFAMGEHSGTHVNAPLSFLPGGADVRTAAPWPLLLPLAMLDLRGRAAADPGTRCTPDDVLDWEAAHGRVPRGGLFVCNTGWHRLWSDPDRFMGVQWGALRAGPGDAPPMQFPSFTPAAVHLLVHERGAGGIGIDTHGVDAPDDAEFLCNRMALAAGAVVVECLAALDGLPATGAHVLLAPLGLCGGTGAPVAVTAFVP